The Desulfovibrio aminophilus sequence ATCCGCCTTGATTTATGCTGACCCTCCCTATGTTCGGGCAACTCGTCGCCGGTGCCGTGTCTACAGGTATGACTATACGGATGTGGATCATATTAGGTTGTTGGAATGCCTGAAGCGGCAGAAGTGCATGGTCATGGTATCCGGGTATCGCAATGATATTTATGATGAAATGCTGAATGGATGGCAGCGTGCTTCGTTTATGGCAATGACCCACGCTGGAATGCGCGAGGAATTTGTCTGGTTCAACTTTAATCCACCTCAACAGCTACATGACGCACGACACCTTGGGGACGGATACCGCCAGCGTGAGATTATCAAACGACGCATGGCGCGATTGCGGCGGCGAGTTTCGGATCTGTCGCGCATAGAGCAGTTTTATTTGCTGGAGTGGTTACGGGCGGAGCTGGGGGGAATCGCATGAGCAGAGTGATCGGTATTGTCATCAATGAGCAGATTGTTAAAAGAATCATGCCCTGCTCCGAGGAGCAAGTATTACCAGGTATTGAGTGGGGTGATCCCTGGCGCCTATTCACGCCTGCATATTGGCTGGTTCAAGCTTGGATGGCCGGCTTGGATACCAAGCCATTGACCAAGCATCGTGCCTGCAACGGGGTGGTCGACGAATTGGTATTCTGTCTACTTGGTGGATATGGAATCACAGCAGAAATGGCCATGGCGGCGTATGAACAGTGCAGGAGAGCCGGTATCATTGAAGCAAGGGAGACGCGTCAAGAAGTTTGGGCGGACACTTTGAATACACCACTCACAATCGATGGGCGATATATACGATATCGTTATCCTAATCAAAAAGCAAAATACATCGCTTTGGCGATGAGAATTGTCCATAATGAGCCTCTTCACCTAGAGAGCGGGCTGATGCTCCGAGATCAATTACTCCACATACCGGGCGTCGGATACAAAACGGCCAGTTGGGTGGCGCGCAACGTCTTGGACTGCGATGATGTCGCGATCCTCGACATCCACATCATCAGGGCTGGCAACCTCTGTGGATTATTTACGAAAAATGATAGGGTGGAGAAAGACTATCGTAGTATGGAGTGCCGTTTTTTGTCGTTCTGCCAAGCGTTAGGTATGCGTCCAGCCGTTCTTGACTGTGTTATTTGGGATGGTATGCGTGAAGCAGGCAATCTTCCAATCCGTGCGCTGAATCAAAAATGTTCAACCTTGGCAAGTAAAAAGAAGAGCGGTCGTGAAAGATCACATCGGTTCCGGCTTGAAATGTGATTAGCGGTTCCATCCTATTGCTGCCATGACTTCGGAGTGCTTGCGACAGCCGGGGCACTGTCCGCACGCAAGTACACCAGCATGACAGGAATGTGCCCACCCAAGAACGGCTGGCGTAACCCCAGACATGTTTATAAGTTCCGTTGTTGTATAATATAATGCCGGAGCTTCTACTTCAATCGCGCCTTCTTGTGCCCGCACCATTTCCGCTATGCTTCGCACAAATTCAGGATGTCCATCTGCATGGCGCCTGTCCGAACGCACCGTACCTATAAGGATTTTAGAGTAGCCGAAGCGCAATGCATACATCGCACCAATGGTGATAAGAAGTTGGTTGCGGAATGGCCAAAATTCGGCATGTGGCGATGCATGGATTGGTTCAGACCCAGCCATTACTCCAGAACCAAGGCTGTTAATTGGAAGAGCGACTGTATCGTGCTTCAAATCAAGCGCAGCACATACTTTACTAGATGCTGTGAACTCAGCATTCGCCGAGCGCTGTCCGTAATCTATTGTCAAACAACAGGCAGGGTGTCGCCATGCAGCTATGGATATAGAGTCTATACCTCCGGAGAGCAGTAAAAGTTCAGACATCTTTCATCAACTGCCAGCACGCTGCATAGACACCAGTAGCGAAGTCATTGGTTATTCCGCACCCCGATCCAAGCAACATGGTGAGAGGCTGTTCCCCAAGAGTCTCAGCCACCCCGATGACAGGAATTTCTTTGGCGCGAGCGTAACCGACCTCAAAAATAGTTCCCGAATCGAGCCC is a genomic window containing:
- a CDS encoding 8-oxoguanine DNA glycosylase; amino-acid sequence: MSRVIGIVINEQIVKRIMPCSEEQVLPGIEWGDPWRLFTPAYWLVQAWMAGLDTKPLTKHRACNGVVDELVFCLLGGYGITAEMAMAAYEQCRRAGIIEARETRQEVWADTLNTPLTIDGRYIRYRYPNQKAKYIALAMRIVHNEPLHLESGLMLRDQLLHIPGVGYKTASWVARNVLDCDDVAILDIHIIRAGNLCGLFTKNDRVEKDYRSMECRFLSFCQALGMRPAVLDCVIWDGMREAGNLPIRALNQKCSTLASKKKSGRERSHRFRLEM
- a CDS encoding DNA adenine methylase, which gives rise to MGYAGGKGRIYQRLLNMMPPHTTYVETHLGGGAVMRNKRPAVRQIGIEIDPVVFKRWSEAKKTPCELICGDAVAWLEQSDLELSALIYADPPYVRATRRRCRVYRYDYTDVDHIRLLECLKRQKCMVMVSGYRNDIYDEMLNGWQRASFMAMTHAGMREEFVWFNFNPPQQLHDARHLGDGYRQREIIKRRMARLRRRVSDLSRIEQFYLLEWLRAELGGIA
- a CDS encoding 7-cyano-7-deazaguanine synthase, translated to MSELLLLSGGIDSISIAAWRHPACCLTIDYGQRSANAEFTASSKVCAALDLKHDTVALPINSLGSGVMAGSEPIHASPHAEFWPFRNQLLITIGAMYALRFGYSKILIGTVRSDRRHADGHPEFVRSIAEMVRAQEGAIEVEAPALYYTTTELINMSGVTPAVLGWAHSCHAGVLACGQCPGCRKHSEVMAAIGWNR